Proteins co-encoded in one alpha proteobacterium HIMB5 genomic window:
- a CDS encoding peptidase M16 inactive domain-containing protein,Insulinase (Peptidase family M16) (PFAM: Peptidase M16 inactive domain; Insulinase (Peptidase family M16)) — protein MKKLIFFFFLFISPLKAENVFSIDPDITYGKLENGLTYYIRENNSPKEKVSIQLLLKAGSMMEEDHQRGLSHLIEHMAFNGSKNFPKRSIDEYLSSIGLNLGSHYNAFASYLRTGYEFEIPTKNSKDVEKGIQILADISNNLTLEPDAFERERKIVEEEWRQQFDADEKFFQEFKNYFYKDSRFLIRDPIGSIDVIQNFKYQDAIDFYNKWYQPELMAVFVIGDIDPAEIKEYVEKYFSEFENSEELSIPDYKISDFEDQFFIYTDDKVEEATFAIWNKNDFIKVNTIDNFRLTEIGYLTETIFERRIKEIKDNQSAYYLDVYIGNFPISDLDEYRILETDLRQDSILDGIKDTFELIEQINRHGFLENELDLAKKNRINYLKQSLNEEETRSSKDFIQEYERHFLRDEMISSLEEQIEFANKVYPTITVKDLNDFFKRYSNGQNRVFKLKLPKFVKAPSRSDIEDTILKVSSSDIKPYKFELKKVEFIKEELKGSKIIKRKKFPRTDITKLTLKNGSNIFLKQTKFKKDEIRILSFSEGGYSVADFNELASAKYSEEILRTADFGDVTVTEKENLYPSNIVDVFLGIKELSEEVSGYSNNESLEVMFQLLYVNFTNLKLDQYHVDQFVDERINEYKIEKETPRFEFDKKFRQTLYQNHSRKQYPDDKVYEQINLEDIQNFYKDRFGDGANFDFVIVGDFKFNQIEPLIEKYIGSLPTSNRKDKFVDHKIRINQSKEYLEYKEDNAKKADVFRMYNKDFNYSFKEKVKAALLVSMLDKLFFDEIREKDNLVYSIQTGRYFEQKVPKELISFYIFYGSDPKNVETINQRIEEVINLIKNKEFDPKIFKDQKIALKNNYKSRMETNGFWLDAIEKAEKHKQNIEQVVNVNTMIDSITLNEISNLAKKYFDDIYLETLELIAE, from the coding sequence ATGAAAAAGTTAATATTTTTTTTCTTTTTATTTATATCTCCTTTAAAGGCAGAGAATGTATTTTCAATTGACCCTGATATTACCTATGGAAAATTAGAAAATGGTCTGACTTATTATATTAGAGAAAATAACTCACCTAAAGAAAAAGTAAGTATTCAATTATTATTAAAAGCAGGTTCAATGATGGAAGAAGATCATCAAAGAGGTTTAAGTCATTTAATTGAACACATGGCTTTTAATGGGTCAAAGAATTTTCCAAAAAGAAGTATTGATGAATATTTATCCTCTATTGGTTTAAATCTAGGTTCACACTATAATGCTTTTGCTAGTTATCTTAGAACTGGGTATGAATTTGAAATCCCAACTAAAAACTCAAAAGATGTAGAAAAAGGCATTCAAATACTTGCTGATATATCAAATAATTTAACTTTAGAACCTGATGCATTTGAAAGAGAACGAAAGATCGTTGAAGAAGAATGGAGACAACAATTTGATGCAGATGAAAAATTTTTTCAAGAATTTAAAAATTATTTTTACAAAGACTCTAGATTTTTAATAAGAGACCCTATTGGTTCAATTGATGTTATTCAAAACTTTAAATATCAAGATGCTATTGATTTTTATAACAAATGGTATCAGCCAGAATTAATGGCTGTATTTGTTATTGGAGATATAGATCCTGCAGAAATTAAAGAATATGTAGAAAAATATTTTTCAGAATTTGAAAATTCAGAGGAATTATCAATTCCAGATTATAAAATTTCAGACTTTGAAGACCAATTCTTTATCTATACTGATGATAAAGTTGAAGAAGCAACATTTGCGATATGGAATAAAAATGATTTTATTAAAGTAAACACAATAGATAATTTTAGATTAACAGAGATAGGTTATTTAACTGAAACTATATTCGAGCGAAGAATAAAAGAAATAAAAGACAATCAATCTGCTTATTATTTAGATGTATATATTGGCAATTTTCCAATCTCTGATTTAGATGAATATAGAATTCTTGAAACAGATTTAAGGCAAGATTCAATACTTGATGGAATTAAGGACACTTTTGAATTAATTGAACAAATTAACAGACATGGCTTCTTAGAAAACGAACTTGATTTAGCTAAAAAAAATAGAATTAATTATTTAAAACAATCTTTAAATGAAGAGGAAACAAGATCTTCAAAAGATTTTATTCAAGAATATGAGAGACATTTCTTACGAGATGAAATGATCTCAAGTTTAGAAGAGCAAATTGAGTTTGCTAATAAAGTATATCCAACAATTACTGTTAAGGATTTAAATGATTTTTTTAAAAGATATTCAAATGGTCAAAACAGAGTATTTAAACTTAAGTTACCTAAGTTTGTAAAAGCTCCTTCAAGGTCAGATATAGAAGATACTATTTTAAAAGTGAGTTCTAGTGATATCAAACCTTACAAGTTTGAATTAAAAAAAGTAGAATTTATAAAAGAAGAACTCAAAGGTTCAAAAATTATAAAGAGAAAGAAATTTCCAAGAACTGATATTACAAAACTTACATTAAAAAATGGCTCTAATATCTTTTTGAAACAAACAAAATTTAAGAAAGATGAAATTAGAATATTAAGTTTTAGTGAAGGAGGATATTCAGTTGCAGATTTTAACGAACTTGCTTCAGCTAAATATTCTGAAGAAATTTTAAGAACAGCAGATTTTGGAGATGTAACTGTTACTGAAAAAGAAAATTTATATCCCTCAAATATTGTAGATGTCTTCCTTGGAATAAAAGAATTAAGTGAAGAGGTTAGTGGTTATTCTAACAATGAAAGTTTAGAAGTCATGTTCCAACTTTTATATGTCAATTTCACTAATTTAAAATTAGATCAGTATCATGTTGATCAATTTGTAGATGAAAGAATTAATGAATACAAAATAGAAAAGGAAACACCAAGATTTGAGTTTGATAAAAAATTTAGACAAACTCTTTATCAAAATCACTCTCGTAAACAATACCCAGATGACAAAGTTTATGAACAGATTAATTTAGAAGATATTCAAAATTTTTATAAAGATAGATTTGGTGATGGAGCTAATTTTGATTTTGTAATAGTAGGTGATTTTAAATTTAATCAAATAGAACCCTTAATTGAAAAATATATTGGAAGTCTTCCAACATCAAATAGAAAAGATAAATTTGTTGATCACAAAATAAGAATTAATCAGTCCAAAGAATATTTAGAGTATAAAGAAGATAATGCCAAAAAAGCTGATGTCTTTAGAATGTATAATAAAGATTTTAATTATTCTTTTAAAGAAAAAGTAAAAGCCGCATTACTTGTATCCATGTTAGATAAATTATTTTTTGATGAAATTAGAGAAAAAGATAATTTAGTTTATTCAATTCAAACAGGCAGATATTTTGAGCAAAAAGTTCCAAAAGAATTAATTAGTTTTTATATATTCTATGGTTCGGATCCTAAAAATGTTGAAACAATTAATCAAAGAATTGAAGAGGTAATTAATTTAATAAAAAATAAAGAATTTGATCCTAAAATATTTAAAGATCAAAAAATTGCATTAAAGAATAATTACAAATCAAGAATGGAAACAAATGGGTTTTGGCTTGATGCAATTGAAAAAGCCGAAAAACATAAACAAAATATCGAACAAGTCGTTAATGTTAATACTATGATTGATAGCATTACTCTTAACGAAATTTCTAATTTAGCAAAGAAATATTTTGATGATATTTATTTAGAAACTTTAGAACTAATAGCAGAATAA